The following coding sequences are from one Halobaculum sp. XH14 window:
- a CDS encoding archaea-specific SMC-related protein has product MESTELTRQDVHIRAHNIGGIDQAEVTLPPGVTVLSGRNATNRTSFLQAIMAGLGSEKPSLKGDADEGRVELEFGDQTCTRTLTRRGDTVVFDGDPYLEDPQLADMFAFLLENNEVRRAVERGDDLREIIMRPIDTDRIEAEIAEREREKNEIDDRIEEFERLESELPDLEAERTGIQEKLAEAREEREAVQAEIDELDADLEESRSRKEDIEQAFQNLREARSELEDVEFDVEAERTSLDELEAERESLEETLAESEEAERDPEAIADRIADARRRKRALDDTLGELQSVISFNEEMLDGDGLDLDLNGDPTGDDGAVTDQLVDESEQTVCWTCGSEVERDRIAETVDLLSEIRKEKLDERNEIRSRIDELSSERSEIERSRRERERAERRLDEIESEIEATQERIDELESAREEQAEVVEELEDETERVGEGDYDEVIEKHRRANELELRIERLESELEGVEGRIQEREDAVADVEGLEEEREQIAEELTELRTRVDRIEEDAVESFNDHMDAVLDILQYENIERIWIERREREVREGRRKVTRPEFDLHIIRSTDDGQSYRDTVDHLSESEREVTGLVFALAGYLVHDVYEELPFIVLDSLEAIDSDRIARVVDYLEEHAEYFVVALLPEDAEALSEDRNYVEELAA; this is encoded by the coding sequence ATGGAATCGACGGAACTCACGCGACAGGACGTCCACATCCGGGCGCACAACATCGGCGGCATCGACCAGGCTGAGGTGACGCTTCCGCCGGGGGTGACCGTTCTCAGCGGGCGAAACGCGACCAACCGAACGTCGTTCCTGCAGGCGATCATGGCGGGACTCGGCAGCGAGAAGCCGTCCCTCAAGGGCGACGCCGACGAGGGGCGCGTGGAGCTCGAGTTCGGCGACCAGACCTGCACGCGGACGCTGACGCGCCGGGGCGACACCGTCGTCTTCGACGGCGATCCGTACCTCGAGGACCCGCAGCTCGCGGACATGTTCGCGTTCCTGCTCGAGAACAACGAGGTGCGCCGCGCGGTCGAGCGCGGCGACGACCTCCGCGAGATCATCATGCGGCCCATCGACACGGACCGCATCGAGGCCGAGATCGCCGAACGCGAGCGCGAGAAGAACGAGATCGACGACCGCATCGAGGAGTTCGAACGGCTCGAGAGCGAGCTGCCGGACCTGGAAGCCGAGCGCACCGGGATCCAGGAGAAGCTCGCGGAGGCGCGCGAGGAGCGCGAGGCCGTGCAGGCGGAGATCGACGAGCTCGACGCGGACCTCGAGGAGAGCCGGTCGCGCAAGGAGGACATCGAGCAGGCGTTCCAGAACCTCCGCGAGGCGCGCTCGGAGCTCGAGGACGTGGAGTTCGACGTCGAGGCCGAGCGGACGAGCCTGGACGAACTGGAGGCGGAACGGGAGTCGCTCGAGGAGACCCTGGCGGAGAGCGAGGAGGCCGAGCGGGACCCCGAGGCGATCGCCGACCGAATCGCCGACGCCAGGCGGCGAAAGCGCGCGCTCGACGACACGCTGGGTGAGCTCCAGAGCGTCATCAGCTTCAACGAGGAGATGCTCGACGGCGACGGGCTCGATCTCGACCTGAACGGGGATCCGACCGGCGACGACGGGGCCGTCACCGACCAGCTCGTCGACGAGAGCGAACAGACGGTCTGCTGGACGTGCGGCTCGGAAGTCGAGCGCGACCGCATCGCCGAGACGGTCGACCTGCTCTCGGAGATCCGCAAGGAGAAGCTCGACGAGCGCAACGAGATACGGAGCCGGATCGACGAGCTCTCCAGCGAACGGTCCGAAATCGAGCGGTCCCGCCGGGAGCGCGAGCGCGCCGAGCGACGGCTCGACGAGATCGAGAGCGAGATCGAGGCCACCCAGGAGCGCATCGACGAGCTCGAATCCGCACGCGAGGAGCAGGCCGAGGTCGTCGAGGAGCTCGAGGACGAGACCGAGCGCGTCGGCGAGGGCGACTACGACGAGGTCATCGAGAAGCACCGCCGCGCCAACGAGCTCGAGCTCCGCATCGAACGGCTCGAATCCGAGCTCGAGGGCGTCGAGGGCCGCATCCAGGAGCGCGAGGACGCCGTCGCCGACGTCGAGGGGCTCGAGGAGGAGCGCGAGCAGATCGCCGAGGAGCTCACCGAGCTGCGGACGCGCGTCGACCGCATCGAGGAGGACGCCGTCGAGTCGTTCAACGACCACATGGACGCCGTCCTCGACATCCTGCAGTACGAGAACATCGAGCGCATCTGGATCGAGCGGCGCGAGCGCGAGGTGCGCGAGGGGCGCAGAAAGGTGACCCGCCCCGAGTTCGACCTGCACATCATCCGCTCGACCGACGACGGCCAGTCCTACCGGGACACGGTCGACCACCTCTCCGAGAGCGAGCGCGAGGTGACGGGACTCGTGTTCGCGCTCGCGGGCTATCTCGTCCACGACGTGTACGAGGAGCTGCCGTTCATCGTGCTCGACTCCCTGGAGGCAATCGACTCGGACCGCATCGCCCGGGTCGTCGACTACCTGGAGGAGCACGCCGAGTACTTCGTCGTCGCGCTGCTCCCGGAGGACGCCGAGGCGCTCTCCGAGGACCGCAACTACGTCGAGGAGCTCGCCGCGTAG
- the rdfA gene encoding rod-determining factor RdfA → MTTSGPQRNSKVARVIDEYDLVGMGERLEASWTGDGGERTSLRDLADEFNRSVLESAITDSGGTALSSDVETTYDVLTGDDVSEADRMRKRRELEQDGVDVDRVRDDFVTHQAIHTYLTKYRDAELPDRSADRVQRKIETLERLQGRTSVVAESTIEGLVNSEDLTDREYEVFVDIQVVCSECGTGYAVGELIRQGGCDC, encoded by the coding sequence ATGACGACATCCGGTCCCCAGCGGAACAGCAAGGTCGCACGCGTCATCGACGAGTACGACCTGGTCGGGATGGGGGAGCGACTCGAGGCGAGCTGGACGGGCGACGGCGGGGAGCGCACGAGCCTCCGGGACCTCGCGGACGAGTTCAACCGGAGCGTGCTCGAGTCGGCCATCACAGACTCCGGCGGGACCGCCCTGTCGAGCGACGTGGAGACGACCTACGACGTGCTCACCGGCGACGACGTCTCCGAGGCCGACCGGATGCGCAAGCGCCGCGAACTCGAACAGGACGGCGTCGACGTGGATCGGGTCCGCGACGACTTCGTCACCCACCAGGCGATCCACACGTACCTGACGAAGTACCGCGACGCCGAGCTGCCGGACCGCTCTGCCGACCGCGTCCAGCGGAAGATCGAGACGCTCGAACGGCTCCAGGGGCGCACCTCGGTCGTCGCTGAGTCGACCATCGAGGGGCTGGTGAACTCGGAGGACCTGACCGACCGCGAGTACGAGGTGTTCGTCGACATCCAGGTCGTCTGCAGCGAGTGTGGCACGGGCTATGCCGTCGGCGAGCTCATCAGGCAGGGCGGCTGCGACTGCTGA
- a CDS encoding IclR family transcriptional regulator, giving the protein MTTDPTPGSPRTLETVSRAFDVIRALEALDGAGVTELADHLDLSKSVVYNYLSTLREEKFVVKEGDTYRLSLQFLLVGEYVRNQNTLYQIGKSELETLAEKTGEFAHLAAEQHGLSVNLYKVSGEKAVGSSYQVNKLQRADYLHFSATGKAILAFLPRERVEWIVDRYGLPAKTEATITDREALFEELETVREQGYALNDEEEIKGLQAVGAPVRNRHGRVLGSISVSGPVKRMKQPEYHEELVEHVVNTANVIEVNVNMEDTEDEFPTFS; this is encoded by the coding sequence ATGACAACTGACCCCACGCCCGGTTCGCCCCGGACCCTGGAGACGGTGTCGCGCGCGTTCGACGTGATTCGAGCGCTGGAAGCGCTCGACGGCGCAGGGGTGACCGAGCTCGCGGACCACCTCGACCTCTCGAAGAGCGTCGTGTACAACTACCTGAGCACGCTGCGCGAGGAGAAGTTCGTCGTCAAGGAGGGCGACACGTACCGGCTCTCGCTCCAGTTCCTGCTCGTCGGCGAGTACGTGCGGAACCAGAACACGCTCTACCAGATCGGCAAGAGCGAACTGGAGACGCTGGCGGAGAAGACCGGCGAGTTCGCCCACCTCGCGGCCGAACAGCACGGTCTCAGCGTCAACCTCTACAAGGTGAGCGGGGAGAAGGCGGTCGGCAGCAGCTACCAGGTGAACAAGCTCCAGCGGGCCGACTACCTCCACTTCTCGGCGACCGGGAAGGCCATCCTGGCGTTCCTCCCGCGCGAACGCGTGGAGTGGATCGTCGACCGCTACGGCCTGCCCGCGAAGACGGAGGCGACCATCACCGACCGCGAGGCGCTGTTCGAGGAACTGGAGACGGTCCGCGAGCAGGGGTACGCGCTCAACGACGAGGAGGAGATCAAGGGCCTGCAGGCGGTCGGCGCGCCGGTCCGCAACCGCCACGGGCGCGTGCTCGGCTCCATCAGCGTCTCCGGCCCCGTCAAGCGCATGAAACAGCCCGAGTACCACGAGGAACTCGTCGAGCACGTCGTCAACACCGCCAACGTCATCGAGGTGAACGTCAACATGGAGGACACGGAGGACGAGTTCCCGACGTTCAGCTAG
- a CDS encoding Zn-dependent hydrolase, with product MDVNQQRLRSDLEANAEFGAVPSAAGRGRTVLTGTQPDRRAREFLCERLRDAGLTVRVDAVGTVVGRWCPPSADPEAAPVASGSHLDSVPEGGIFDGPLGVYGALEAVRTLQEAGVEPARPVEVVSFTEEEGQRFGGGLVGSGVAAGELTVDEALAIEDDDGIPLGDALADIGYRGEGAVDAAGWDAWIEIHVEQSERLVDAGVPAGVVSSIVGLSRCAVEIAGEADHAGSTSMAERADALTAASEFVLDVERATGTEPDVSETTVATVGKLGVSPNAPNVIPGSVELTVDVRDVSYDAIRSVIEATRASLARLEAERPVTTVFEHEWDRRPVGMNERLRGALHDAGEAAGVGTLDLHSGAGHDTMHVATVTDAALLFAPSVDGVSHNPREWTDWADCAAVTRVLAGTFADLAGE from the coding sequence ATGGACGTCAACCAGCAGCGACTCAGGAGCGACCTCGAGGCGAACGCCGAGTTCGGGGCCGTTCCGTCGGCGGCCGGTCGGGGACGGACGGTACTGACGGGGACACAACCGGACCGCCGGGCGCGGGAGTTCCTCTGTGAACGGCTGCGCGACGCCGGCCTGACGGTCCGCGTCGACGCGGTCGGCACCGTCGTCGGGCGGTGGTGTCCCCCGAGCGCGGACCCCGAAGCTGCGCCCGTCGCGTCGGGGAGTCACCTCGACTCGGTCCCGGAAGGCGGCATCTTCGACGGCCCGCTCGGCGTCTACGGCGCGCTGGAGGCGGTCCGCACCCTCCAGGAGGCCGGCGTCGAACCCGCGCGGCCCGTCGAGGTCGTCTCGTTCACCGAGGAGGAGGGCCAGCGCTTCGGCGGCGGCCTCGTCGGCTCCGGGGTCGCGGCCGGCGAGTTGACCGTCGACGAGGCGCTCGCCATCGAGGACGACGACGGCATCCCGCTGGGCGACGCGCTCGCGGACATCGGCTACCGCGGCGAGGGGGCCGTCGACGCCGCGGGCTGGGACGCCTGGATCGAGATCCACGTCGAGCAGTCCGAACGGCTCGTCGACGCCGGCGTCCCCGCGGGGGTCGTCTCCAGCATCGTCGGCCTCTCGCGCTGTGCCGTCGAGATCGCGGGCGAGGCGGACCACGCCGGCTCCACGTCCATGGCCGAGCGGGCGGACGCGCTGACGGCCGCAAGCGAGTTCGTGCTCGACGTCGAGCGCGCGACCGGGACGGAGCCGGACGTCTCGGAGACGACCGTCGCGACGGTCGGCAAACTCGGGGTCTCGCCCAACGCGCCGAACGTCATCCCCGGATCGGTCGAACTGACCGTCGACGTGCGCGACGTCTCCTACGACGCCATCCGGTCGGTCATCGAGGCCACGAGGGCGAGCCTCGCGCGACTGGAGGCGGAGCGGCCGGTGACGACCGTGTTCGAGCACGAGTGGGACCGCCGCCCGGTCGGGATGAACGAACGGCTCCGCGGGGCGCTCCACGACGCCGGCGAGGCCGCCGGCGTCGGGACCCTCGACCTCCACTCCGGCGCGGGCCACGACACGATGCACGTCGCCACCGTCACCGACGCCGCGCTGCTTTTCGCACCCTCGGTCGACGGCGTCTCGCACAACCCCCGCGAGTGGACGGACTGGGCGGACTGTGCGGCCGTGACGCGCGTGCTCGCCGGCACCTTCGCGGACCTGGCCGGGGAGTGA
- a CDS encoding ABC transporter substrate-binding protein, which produces MQDPSKGTDSPDSNATPARSGAGRRAFLSAVGVTGASALAGCAGGGDGSGSGGTDGDAGGTGGGGGDETDTPASGGPQTGGTLQWGGAVPVQGLDPHIDTSAASKRVLENVYEELVKLQDDYSIEPHLASSLEQSEDNTLLSMELEEGVTFHDGSEMTSEDVLATYERVQNGDFLATGFFEYVEELRAPDDYTFEIQLTQPFAPFIAKMATAELAIMPAENASKEMVEEPIGTGPYQFESREIETSFTMSRYEDYWNASEESGPFIDEIVKSEIPDPSVRLQSFMAGEYDFINGIAPKDASRVQNDSSVRFETQFPKSLVYLGLNCDREPFDDKDARLALDFAVDKGKVAEAALYGTGQTTASPAAPGSPYVHPDIGPRPRDLDRAQEHLDAAGMSDGFSATFKIPQSYPTQVQGAEVIAADAAEVGIDLEIQQITWSSWLSDVYTNRDFQATTSSYLALWYPDVSFYKFLHPDGAFFFTGWSNDEYNSLVEEARAIYDEAERADLYHQATEIMHEERAGHLLLWWQPSLYAAQPAYKGDMGAPDGSTLQFQDNWLDR; this is translated from the coding sequence ATGCAAGACCCTAGCAAGGGGACCGACTCCCCGGACAGCAACGCAACTCCGGCCCGGAGCGGGGCGGGCCGTCGCGCGTTCCTGAGCGCGGTCGGCGTGACGGGCGCGTCGGCGCTGGCCGGCTGTGCCGGCGGCGGCGACGGCTCCGGATCGGGCGGCACCGACGGCGACGCCGGCGGGACGGGCGGCGGTGGCGGCGACGAGACCGACACCCCCGCGTCGGGCGGCCCGCAGACGGGCGGGACGCTCCAGTGGGGCGGGGCGGTGCCGGTTCAGGGGCTCGACCCGCACATCGACACCTCGGCGGCGTCCAAGCGCGTGCTGGAGAACGTGTACGAGGAGCTGGTGAAACTGCAGGACGACTACTCCATCGAGCCGCACCTGGCAAGTTCGCTGGAGCAGTCCGAGGACAACACGCTGCTGTCGATGGAGCTGGAGGAGGGCGTCACGTTCCACGACGGCTCGGAGATGACCTCCGAGGACGTGCTGGCAACCTACGAGCGCGTCCAGAACGGCGACTTCCTGGCGACCGGCTTCTTCGAGTACGTCGAGGAGCTGCGCGCCCCGGACGACTACACGTTCGAGATCCAGCTGACCCAGCCGTTCGCGCCGTTCATCGCGAAGATGGCGACCGCGGAACTGGCCATCATGCCCGCCGAGAACGCCTCGAAGGAGATGGTCGAGGAGCCGATCGGCACGGGCCCGTATCAGTTCGAGAGCCGCGAGATCGAGACGTCGTTCACGATGTCGCGCTACGAGGACTACTGGAACGCCAGCGAGGAGAGCGGCCCGTTCATCGACGAGATCGTCAAGAGCGAGATCCCCGATCCGAGCGTCCGCCTCCAATCGTTCATGGCGGGCGAGTACGACTTCATCAACGGCATCGCGCCCAAGGACGCCTCGCGCGTCCAGAACGACTCCAGCGTCCGCTTCGAGACGCAGTTCCCGAAGTCGCTCGTCTACCTCGGGCTGAACTGCGACCGGGAGCCGTTCGACGACAAGGACGCCCGCCTCGCGCTCGACTTTGCGGTCGACAAGGGGAAGGTCGCCGAGGCGGCGCTGTACGGCACCGGGCAGACGACGGCCTCGCCCGCCGCGCCCGGCAGCCCGTACGTCCACCCGGACATCGGCCCGCGGCCGCGCGACCTCGACCGCGCCCAGGAGCACCTCGACGCCGCCGGCATGTCCGACGGCTTCTCGGCGACGTTCAAGATCCCGCAGTCGTACCCGACCCAGGTGCAGGGCGCGGAGGTCATCGCGGCCGACGCCGCGGAGGTCGGCATCGACCTCGAGATCCAGCAGATCACCTGGAGTTCGTGGCTCTCGGACGTGTACACGAACCGCGACTTCCAGGCGACGACGAGCTCCTACCTCGCGCTCTGGTACCCCGACGTGTCGTTCTACAAGTTCCTCCACCCCGACGGGGCGTTCTTCTTCACCGGCTGGAGTAACGACGAGTACAACTCGCTCGTCGAGGAGGCCCGCGCCATCTACGACGAGGCCGAGCGCGCGGACCTCTACCACCAGGCGACCGAGATCATGCACGAGGAGCGCGCCGGCCACCTGCTGCTCTGGTGGCAGCCGAGCCTCTACGCCGCCCAGCCCGCCTACAAGGGCGACATGGGCGCGCCGGACGGCTCCACGCTCCAGTTCCAGGACAACTGGCTCGACCGCTAA
- a CDS encoding ABC transporter permease, whose protein sequence is MSMYNYVFRRVGFMAVTLFFVTLIAFAVTTILPGDVALLILGPNATEESLEALRSQMGLNRPLYVQYFDWVFGLLQGDMGQSLRFSEPVSALVAERLPRSLMLAVSATFVAVVLSIPLGVYAAINQNEAPDVSASMFAFVGISMPIFLWGLVFILVFAVWFNFFPTGGYVPPSEDPMATLSHLVLPAGAMGFALTAYIMRMTRSSMLEVLSEEYINLARAKGMSQRVVVLRHALKNAVIPVITVIAFQFSYAFGGVVVLEEVFFWPGIGRLTLTAIQSRDIPLIQGCIIVVALIYMFSNFAADLLYAYFDPRIRYGGEE, encoded by the coding sequence ATGTCGATGTATAACTACGTGTTCCGCCGCGTGGGGTTCATGGCGGTCACGCTGTTTTTCGTCACGCTGATCGCCTTCGCCGTCACCACCATCCTGCCGGGCGACGTGGCGCTGCTCATCCTCGGGCCGAACGCCACCGAGGAGTCGCTGGAGGCGCTCCGATCGCAGATGGGGCTGAACCGGCCGCTGTACGTCCAGTACTTCGACTGGGTGTTCGGGTTACTGCAGGGTGACATGGGCCAGTCGCTCCGTTTTAGCGAGCCGGTCTCGGCGCTGGTCGCCGAGCGCCTGCCCCGGTCGCTCATGCTCGCCGTCTCGGCGACGTTCGTCGCGGTGGTGCTGTCGATCCCGCTCGGGGTCTACGCGGCCATCAACCAGAACGAGGCGCCCGACGTCTCGGCGTCGATGTTCGCGTTCGTCGGCATCTCGATGCCCATCTTCCTGTGGGGGCTGGTGTTCATCCTCGTGTTCGCGGTGTGGTTCAACTTCTTCCCCACCGGCGGCTACGTCCCGCCGAGCGAGGACCCGATGGCCACGCTCTCACACCTCGTGCTCCCGGCCGGCGCGATGGGTTTCGCGCTCACCGCCTACATCATGCGGATGACCCGGTCGTCGATGCTGGAGGTGCTGAGCGAGGAGTACATCAACCTGGCCCGTGCCAAGGGGATGAGCCAGCGGGTCGTCGTGCTCCGCCACGCGCTGAAGAACGCGGTCATCCCGGTCATCACGGTCATCGCGTTCCAGTTCAGCTACGCGTTCGGCGGGGTCGTCGTCCTGGAGGAGGTGTTCTTCTGGCCCGGCATCGGTCGGCTGACGCTGACCGCAATCCAGAGCAGGGACATCCCGCTCATCCAGGGCTGTATCATCGTCGTCGCGCTGATATACATGTTCTCGAACTTCGCCGCCGACCTGCTGTACGCCTACTTCGACCCGCGGATCCGCTACGGGGGTGAGGAGTGA
- a CDS encoding ABC transporter permease: MATEQEAPTDRGIGISDARRERLGRFARKFRHNTKAMLGLTIVASLVLVAFFARPIVVEGITVQPFSLAPYPVAETNIPDRTQAPSLAHPFGTDDLGRDIFSRVVVGSRISLYVGFGAISAALVVGAVLGVVAGYAGGLTDELLMRVMDAAMAFPPVLLALTLLVVLGPELSNVIIALAFVYTPYIARVSRSAALAERNESYVEAAVARGESDSRIVFAEVFPNCTAPMLVQGSLNISFAILAEASLSFLGLGAQPPRPSWGLMINTGRGFMETAPWMLLFPALAIGIAVVGFNMLGDGLRDVLDPKVEAIE; the protein is encoded by the coding sequence ATGGCGACAGAGCAGGAGGCACCGACCGACCGTGGAATCGGCATCAGCGACGCGCGGCGCGAGCGGCTCGGCCGCTTCGCGCGCAAGTTCCGCCACAACACGAAGGCGATGCTCGGGCTGACCATCGTCGCGTCGCTCGTCCTCGTCGCGTTCTTCGCGCGGCCCATCGTCGTCGAGGGGATCACGGTCCAGCCGTTCTCGCTGGCGCCGTACCCCGTCGCCGAGACGAACATCCCCGACCGGACGCAGGCGCCGTCGCTGGCGCACCCGTTCGGCACCGACGACCTCGGCCGCGACATCTTCAGCCGGGTCGTCGTGGGGAGCCGCATCTCGCTGTACGTCGGCTTCGGCGCCATCTCGGCCGCGCTCGTCGTCGGCGCCGTCCTCGGCGTCGTCGCCGGCTACGCGGGCGGGCTGACCGACGAGCTGCTGATGCGCGTGATGGACGCCGCCATGGCGTTCCCGCCGGTGCTGCTCGCGCTGACGCTGCTGGTGGTGCTCGGGCCGGAGTTGAGCAACGTCATCATCGCGCTGGCGTTCGTCTACACGCCCTACATCGCCCGCGTCTCGCGGAGCGCGGCGCTCGCCGAACGGAACGAGTCCTACGTCGAGGCGGCGGTCGCGCGCGGGGAGAGCGACTCGCGCATCGTGTTCGCCGAGGTGTTCCCGAACTGCACCGCGCCGATGCTCGTCCAGGGGTCGCTGAACATCTCCTTCGCCATCCTGGCGGAGGCCAGCCTCTCGTTCCTGGGACTCGGGGCACAGCCGCCCCGGCCCTCCTGGGGGCTGATGATCAACACCGGCCGCGGGTTCATGGAGACCGCGCCGTGGATGCTGCTGTTCCCGGCGCTGGCCATCGGCATCGCCGTCGTCGGATTCAACATGCTGGGTGACGGGCTCCGCGACGTGCTCGACCCCAAGGTGGAGGCGATAGAATGA
- a CDS encoding ABC transporter ATP-binding protein, translating to MTESPTRSDGPLLDVRDLRTEFRTEEGPIVAADEVSFNLDRRETMGLVGESGAGKSVTARSLMRLIDAPGDITGGEVVFDGEDLLSYTEAEMRDVRGNRIAMIPQDPMSSLNPVMTVGEQIAETIRRHQGASKKAAREQAIEAMDEVGIPDAAERVDDYPHEFSGGMRQRVLVAIGFSCEPDLIIADEPTTALDVTTQAKILELLNDMQEREGTAVLMITHNLGVVAQTCDHVGVMYAGNLVETAPLMELFDRPRHPYTRALIDSIPEVETDYDELPTLAGSMPDLGDLPDGCNFAPRCPHATEDCRVGGDPQLDGVADAPSKAACIHAADLDLSESTTPDATGGRDAVDRSGEPLFEVRDLRKHFAAGDGILGNLHLSRDGGGLPTLERRSVKAVDGISFDVHAGETVGLVGESGCGKSTVARTALRLIEPTDGEVYFEGQPVHDLGSTEVRSLRREMQMIFQDPGSSLNPRKTVGRIVGRAMEKHDIATGEEKRRRVRELLERVGLSGEAASKYPHEFSGGQQQRVAIAHALAVEPKLIVCDEPVSALDVSVQAQILNLLSDLQAERGLAFLFISHNIGVVRHICDRVAVMYLGKIAEFGTVDQVFSAPFHPYTESLLSAVPNADPHRRPERILLEGSVPSPIDPPSGCPFQTRCPRKIGDVCETDVPPLEDVGEGHHISCHLSIEEMSERESFIAAPEPDAGAAESD from the coding sequence ATGACCGAGTCACCGACCCGGTCCGACGGCCCGCTCCTCGACGTTCGAGACCTGCGGACGGAGTTCCGCACGGAGGAGGGACCCATCGTCGCCGCCGACGAGGTGTCGTTCAATCTCGACCGCAGGGAGACGATGGGGCTGGTCGGCGAGTCCGGCGCGGGCAAGTCGGTGACCGCGCGCTCGCTCATGCGGCTCATCGACGCGCCCGGCGATATCACGGGCGGCGAGGTCGTGTTCGACGGCGAGGACCTCCTCTCCTACACGGAGGCCGAGATGCGGGACGTGCGGGGCAACCGCATCGCGATGATCCCGCAGGACCCGATGTCCTCGCTCAACCCGGTGATGACCGTCGGCGAGCAGATCGCCGAAACCATCCGCCGCCACCAGGGCGCCTCGAAGAAGGCCGCCCGGGAGCAGGCGATCGAGGCGATGGACGAGGTCGGCATCCCGGACGCCGCCGAGCGCGTCGACGACTACCCGCACGAGTTCTCGGGCGGAATGCGCCAGCGCGTGCTCGTCGCCATCGGCTTCTCCTGCGAGCCCGACCTCATCATCGCCGACGAGCCGACGACCGCGCTCGACGTGACGACGCAGGCGAAGATCCTCGAACTGCTGAACGACATGCAGGAACGGGAGGGCACCGCGGTGCTGATGATCACCCACAACCTCGGCGTCGTCGCCCAGACGTGTGACCACGTCGGCGTGATGTACGCCGGGAACCTCGTCGAGACGGCGCCGCTGATGGAGCTGTTCGACCGGCCGCGCCACCCGTACACGCGGGCGCTCATCGACTCCATCCCGGAGGTCGAGACCGACTACGACGAGCTTCCGACCCTCGCGGGCTCGATGCCCGACCTGGGGGACCTGCCCGACGGCTGCAACTTCGCGCCGCGGTGTCCCCACGCCACCGAGGACTGCCGGGTCGGCGGCGACCCGCAACTGGATGGCGTGGCCGATGCCCCGTCGAAGGCGGCCTGCATCCACGCCGCGGACCTCGACCTCTCGGAGAGCACGACGCCCGACGCGACCGGCGGCCGGGACGCGGTGGATCGGAGCGGGGAGCCGCTGTTCGAGGTCCGCGACCTGCGCAAGCACTTCGCGGCCGGCGACGGGATCCTCGGCAACCTCCACCTGTCACGGGACGGCGGCGGGCTGCCGACGCTCGAACGCCGGTCCGTGAAGGCCGTCGACGGCATCAGCTTCGACGTCCACGCGGGCGAGACGGTCGGGCTGGTCGGCGAGTCCGGCTGCGGGAAATCGACGGTCGCGCGGACCGCGTTGCGGCTCATCGAGCCGACCGACGGCGAGGTGTACTTCGAGGGCCAGCCGGTCCACGACCTCGGCTCGACCGAGGTCAGGAGCCTGCGCCGCGAGATGCAGATGATCTTCCAGGACCCCGGGAGCTCGCTCAACCCGCGCAAGACCGTCGGCCGCATCGTCGGCCGCGCGATGGAGAAACACGACATCGCCACCGGCGAGGAGAAGCGCCGGCGCGTGCGGGAGCTGCTCGAGCGCGTCGGGCTCTCGGGCGAGGCCGCCTCGAAGTACCCCCACGAGTTCTCCGGCGGGCAGCAGCAGCGGGTCGCCATCGCCCACGCGCTGGCGGTCGAGCCGAAGCTGATCGTCTGTGACGAGCCGGTGTCCGCGCTCGACGTGAGCGTGCAGGCCCAGATCCTCAACCTGCTCTCGGACCTCCAGGCCGAGCGGGGGCTGGCGTTCCTGTTCATCTCCCACAACATCGGCGTCGTTCGGCACATCTGCGACCGCGTCGCGGTGATGTACCTCGGCAAGATCGCCGAGTTCGGCACGGTGGACCAGGTGTTCTCCGCACCGTTCCACCCCTACACCGAGAGCCTGCTCTCGGCGGTGCCAAACGCCGACCCGCACCGGCGGCCGGAACGCATCCTGCTGGAGGGGAGCGTCCCCTCGCCCATCGATCCGCCGTCGGGCTGTCCGTTCCAGACGCGCTGCCCGCGGAAGATCGGTGACGTCTGCGAGACCGACGTCCCCCCGCTGGAGGACGTCGGCGAGGGCCACCACATCTCGTGTCACCTCTCGATCGAGGAGATGAGCGAGCGCGAATCGTTCATCGCGGCCCCCGAACCGGACGCGGGCGCGGCCGAGTCCGACTGA